A genome region from Arachis duranensis cultivar V14167 chromosome 8, aradu.V14167.gnm2.J7QH, whole genome shotgun sequence includes the following:
- the LOC127741065 gene encoding uncharacterized protein LOC127741065 → MKPSPPSSQPTSTASSVSVSDHPSFSPSLSRSCRPEDLRTHPAPASPLLATLEPQCPLLLFSPSTTLTYWGYLLLITEPVSLTGHRTSRHHRGPFVNQICSELSLSLSISFTIFLFSQKK, encoded by the exons ATGAAGCCAAGCCCTCCATCTTCCCAACCCACAAGCACTG CCTCTAGTGTCAGTGTCAGTGACCACCCCTCCTTCTCTCCTTCCCTGTCTCGCTCTTGCCGACCAGAGGACCTTCGCACCCACCCCGCCCCTGCTTCGCCGTTGTTAGCAACCCTAGAGCCGCAATGCCCCCTTCTCCTCTTTTCACCGTCGACCACCCTCACCTACTGGGGCTACCTTCTCCTCATCACCGAACCAGTGTCCCTGACGGGCCACCGCACCAGTCGCCACCACCGCGGTCCCTTTGTGAACCAAATTTGCAgtgagctctctctctctctttctatctCTTtcaccatttttcttttctcccagAAAAAGTGA